The Andreesenia angusta genome has a segment encoding these proteins:
- a CDS encoding cysteine protease StiP family protein: MDIDRIIRLESASLSDPGLFSDTIRPYIRGKAILILDGNDSLSKGHFQQIGLDVVEGVDKVEDLSDYETVLFMTKDVSRNSIDSIYRFATRDSDSYMLLISEENTDIPDYPAPIGSYDSSDVVFLIKEAGEELVELDTEEREVELQSRTHYSELLPVEYLPSAEYMEIYRASVEKYGKAVAKAVGITAEKILRVRGKELVLVSLARAGTPAGILIKRYLQSKYGLDIPRYCVSIIGGIGVDQNALKFIAHYQSDKEIQFIDGWTGKGYVKDVLEESVAEFKQRESCPKGLSSELAVISDPAHSVRVYGTREDFLIPNACFNSIISGLLSRTAYREDLIGKRDFHMAKYYRELGHIDISISYIESIESHFESVYEECELESSGFELDGEIPDLSGRKEIESLMEEFGIEDINMVKPGTGDSTRVLLRRVPWKILIKKDSKNIDHIVQLAKERNVELENYPLKAYDCCGIVKNVF, translated from the coding sequence TTGGATATAGATAGAATAATAAGGCTTGAGAGCGCTAGCTTGAGTGATCCAGGGCTTTTTTCGGACACCATAAGACCATATATAAGGGGAAAAGCGATTCTGATTTTAGACGGAAATGATAGTTTAAGCAAAGGACATTTCCAGCAGATTGGACTAGATGTAGTTGAAGGCGTGGACAAAGTGGAGGATTTAAGCGATTATGAAACCGTGCTTTTCATGACTAAAGATGTAAGCAGAAATTCAATTGACTCCATATATAGATTTGCAACACGGGATTCCGATAGCTACATGCTACTTATATCAGAAGAAAATACGGACATACCTGACTATCCAGCTCCAATAGGCAGCTATGACAGCTCGGACGTGGTCTTTCTTATAAAAGAAGCAGGTGAAGAGCTAGTGGAACTTGATACTGAAGAGAGGGAGGTGGAGCTCCAAAGTAGGACACATTACTCTGAGCTGCTTCCAGTGGAGTATCTTCCGTCAGCAGAATACATGGAGATATACAGGGCTTCAGTCGAAAAGTACGGAAAAGCGGTTGCAAAAGCCGTTGGGATTACCGCAGAAAAGATACTGAGAGTTAGAGGTAAAGAGCTAGTTCTTGTATCGCTTGCAAGAGCCGGAACACCTGCAGGCATTCTGATAAAGCGATACCTACAAAGCAAATACGGCCTAGATATTCCTCGCTACTGTGTATCTATAATAGGTGGAATAGGAGTGGACCAAAATGCGCTTAAATTTATAGCACACTATCAGAGCGATAAGGAGATACAGTTTATAGACGGCTGGACTGGGAAGGGATACGTAAAGGACGTGCTAGAAGAGAGCGTTGCGGAGTTCAAGCAAAGGGAGAGTTGTCCAAAAGGGCTTTCCTCAGAGCTTGCGGTGATTTCGGACCCGGCACACTCAGTCAGAGTATATGGCACAAGAGAGGACTTCCTGATTCCGAACGCCTGTTTTAATTCCATAATCTCGGGGCTTCTCAGTAGGACTGCATACAGAGAGGATTTGATAGGCAAGAGAGACTTCCACATGGCCAAGTACTACAGAGAGCTAGGCCATATCGATATTTCGATCAGTTATATAGAGTCTATAGAGTCGCATTTTGAATCGGTGTATGAGGAGTGCGAGCTGGAATCATCAGGGTTTGAGCTGGATGGAGAAATTCCTGACTTAAGTGGAAGAAAAGAGATAGAATCTCTTATGGAAGAGTTCGGCATAGAGGATATAAATATGGTGAAGCCAGGAACTGGAGATTCTACTAGGGTACTCCTTCGAAGGGTGCCTTGGAAAATATTGATAAAGAAGGATTCCAAGAACATAGATCATATAGTACAGCTTGCAAAAGAGAGAAATGTAGAGTTGGAAAACTATCCTCTTAAAGCCTACGACTGTTGTGGAATAGTCAAAAATGTTTTTTGA
- a CDS encoding YbaB/EbfC family nucleoid-associated protein: protein MKMPGMGNMSGMMKQVQKMQKDMAKLQGELEQKEVEITAGGGAVKVVANGKKELVAIEIDKDVVDPDDVEMLQDLVLAATNEALRKAEKMVSDEMQKITGGMNIPGLF from the coding sequence ATGAAGATGCCAGGAATGGGAAACATGAGCGGAATGATGAAGCAGGTTCAGAAGATGCAGAAGGACATGGCGAAGCTTCAAGGTGAGCTAGAGCAGAAAGAAGTTGAGATAACAGCAGGTGGAGGGGCCGTAAAGGTAGTTGCCAACGGTAAAAAAGAGCTTGTGGCTATAGAGATAGATAAAGATGTAGTAGATCCAGACGACGTGGAGATGCTTCAGGACCTAGTTCTAGCAGCCACAAACGAGGCGCTTAGAAAAGCTGAAAAGATGGTTTCAGATGAAATGCAGAAGATAACAGGTGGAATGAACATACCGGGACTTTTTTAG
- the dnaX gene encoding DNA polymerase III subunit gamma/tau: protein MSYKAIYRRFRPKSFEDLIGQEHISTILKNQIKTDNIAHAYLFSGIRGTGKTSAAKIFARAVNCTSPIEGDPCNKCEICLASLDESLMDIVEIDAASNNKVEDIRELRESINYPPSKGRYKVYIVDEVHMLSTSAFNAFLKTLEEPPSYVIFILATTEQQKIPATIVSRCQRYEFKRISSEDISKNMAKICSELDISVESRTLRLIARNSEGAMRDALSILDQVVAISDGKIEYEEVLESLGSASGEVLLSLVDSIVERDAAELFGKIESTIKSGKDSTRLIKDMISYFRSMVIVKAGSNYREILDEPEEVLDEIKKRSDKFGMDRLMDCIDILSEAEATMKYATQPRITLEITAMKLLEAGEREAMIARIEKLENMIKSGKIEVSKATRPESRETKVPPKEVRREEKSQSPDEIGKKEAELSSKELSFNDILDEWSEALKYVKKKKIALHALLVEGKLVKLKNGVLTIQFGDQFGFHKDAIEKEHNKRAVEEILADYFKSSLTVNFIMEDESGPEEDEEDLLQDVVEIFGSEKLKVED, encoded by the coding sequence ATGTCATACAAGGCTATATACAGAAGATTCCGTCCAAAGAGCTTTGAGGATTTGATTGGACAAGAACATATAAGCACAATACTCAAGAACCAGATAAAGACAGACAATATAGCGCATGCATATCTGTTTTCAGGTATAAGGGGGACGGGGAAGACTTCGGCTGCCAAGATATTCGCCAGGGCTGTAAACTGCACAAGCCCCATAGAGGGAGATCCATGCAATAAATGTGAGATATGTTTAGCCTCCCTAGACGAAAGCCTTATGGATATAGTGGAGATAGATGCGGCTTCCAACAACAAAGTCGAAGACATAAGAGAGCTTAGAGAGAGCATAAACTACCCGCCGTCCAAAGGCAGGTACAAAGTCTACATAGTAGACGAGGTTCACATGCTCTCCACATCAGCCTTCAACGCATTTTTAAAGACGCTTGAAGAGCCCCCTTCCTATGTCATTTTTATACTCGCTACTACGGAGCAGCAGAAAATACCTGCGACCATAGTCTCAAGGTGCCAGAGGTACGAGTTCAAGCGCATATCTTCAGAAGATATCTCGAAAAACATGGCTAAAATATGCAGTGAGCTAGACATAAGCGTAGAGTCTAGGACCCTAAGGCTTATAGCCAGAAACTCCGAAGGGGCTATGAGAGATGCTTTGAGCATACTAGACCAAGTGGTAGCAATATCTGATGGAAAGATAGAGTACGAGGAAGTGCTTGAATCTCTGGGTTCTGCAAGTGGGGAAGTGCTGCTGTCGTTGGTGGACAGCATAGTAGAGAGAGATGCCGCAGAGCTGTTTGGAAAGATAGAGAGCACGATAAAGTCAGGGAAAGACTCGACACGCCTCATAAAAGACATGATTTCGTATTTCAGAAGCATGGTGATCGTAAAAGCCGGGTCGAACTACAGAGAGATACTGGACGAACCAGAAGAGGTGCTAGATGAAATAAAGAAGCGCTCCGACAAGTTTGGAATGGACAGGCTTATGGACTGCATAGACATACTGAGCGAGGCCGAGGCGACGATGAAATACGCCACACAGCCTAGGATAACCCTGGAGATCACAGCGATGAAGCTGCTAGAGGCTGGCGAGAGGGAAGCGATGATTGCCAGGATAGAGAAGCTTGAGAACATGATAAAGTCTGGGAAAATAGAGGTGTCCAAGGCTACAAGACCAGAAAGCAGAGAGACAAAAGTCCCTCCAAAGGAAGTCAGGAGAGAGGAAAAGTCTCAATCGCCAGATGAAATTGGGAAAAAAGAAGCTGAACTGTCTTCAAAAGAGCTATCGTTTAATGATATACTAGACGAGTGGTCAGAAGCGCTAAAGTACGTAAAGAAGAAGAAAATAGCCCTACATGCTCTCTTGGTGGAGGGCAAGCTGGTGAAGCTGAAAAATGGAGTGCTGACAATCCAGTTTGGGGACCAGTTTGGTTTTCACAAAGACGCCATAGAGAAAGAGCACAATAAAAGGGCTGTAGAAGAGATATTAGCCGACTACTTTAAGTCTTCTCTGACCGTGAACTTTATAATGGAAGATGAAAGTGGGCCAGAGGAAGATGAGGAAGATCTGCTACAAGATGTTGTGGAGATCTTCGGGAGTGAAAAGCTGAAAGTAGAAGATTAA
- a CDS encoding ABC transporter permease, whose product MRKTAFYIVLIAIWALVYKLGVDVLEVWKSYAFPSPMSVVESVGKLMENNVILIAIVASLKRLIIGYGFSILAGLAIGFLLYRFKLLEEALSPVILGLQALPSVCWIPFAMLWFGIGESAIIFVTAMGSLFAIAIATEGAIKNIQPLYIKAAKTMGASGNNLFLKVIIPAALPNIVSGLKQGWAFAWRSLIAGEMIASTTGLGHTLMVGRDLQDIGRVVAVMFVIIAIGLLLDKLIFAKIERQIRTRWGLN is encoded by the coding sequence TTGAGAAAGACAGCATTCTATATAGTCCTGATAGCGATATGGGCGCTGGTCTATAAGCTTGGAGTAGATGTGCTGGAGGTCTGGAAGTCATATGCATTTCCATCTCCAATGTCCGTTGTAGAGAGCGTAGGCAAGCTGATGGAAAACAATGTGATACTGATAGCGATAGTGGCAAGTCTGAAGAGGCTTATAATAGGGTACGGATTCTCAATACTTGCTGGACTTGCTATAGGCTTTCTGCTCTACAGGTTCAAGCTGCTAGAAGAAGCGCTGTCACCTGTGATACTTGGACTTCAAGCGCTTCCGAGCGTATGCTGGATACCTTTTGCCATGCTTTGGTTCGGTATAGGAGAGTCAGCAATCATATTTGTAACGGCTATGGGGTCGCTTTTCGCCATAGCGATAGCCACAGAGGGAGCTATAAAGAATATACAGCCCCTCTATATAAAGGCTGCCAAGACGATGGGAGCAAGCGGAAACAATCTGTTTTTAAAGGTTATAATACCGGCGGCGCTTCCGAATATAGTGTCTGGACTAAAGCAGGGCTGGGCATTCGCCTGGAGATCCCTTATAGCTGGAGAGATGATAGCATCAACTACAGGGCTAGGCCACACTCTTATGGTGGGAAGAGACTTGCAGGACATAGGAAGAGTAGTCGCGGTGATGTTTGTAATAATAGCCATAGGGCTGCTGCTGGACAAGCTTATATTCGCAAAGATAGAGAGACAGATAAGGACAAGATGGGGACTAAACTAG
- the cysD gene encoding sulfate adenylyltransferase subunit CysD: MDHLDRLESQSIYILREAYKKFGKLGMLWSIGKDSTVMLWLAQKAFFGHCPFPLIHVDTKYKIPAMIEYRDRLAKEMNLNLIVNTNQDAIDSGMGPDKGRLVCCKALKTEGLNQVVKQHEFEGLILGIRRDEEGSRSKERVFSERSSDAEWNYTDQPPELWDQFKTDFKKGNHIRVHPILHWNELDIWEYIKRENIPIIDLYFSKNGKRYRSLGCAPCTNPVDSEASNLDEIIEELKATQETERSGRAQDQEDAHAMEKLRKEGYM; the protein is encoded by the coding sequence ATGGATCATTTAGACAGACTTGAATCACAGAGCATTTATATACTTAGAGAGGCATACAAGAAATTCGGAAAGCTGGGAATGCTTTGGTCGATAGGGAAAGACTCGACTGTAATGCTCTGGCTTGCACAGAAGGCGTTCTTCGGACACTGCCCGTTTCCGCTTATACACGTAGACACAAAGTACAAGATCCCGGCCATGATAGAGTACAGAGACAGGCTAGCAAAGGAGATGAACCTTAATCTTATAGTAAACACAAACCAGGATGCCATAGATTCCGGAATGGGTCCTGACAAGGGAAGACTCGTATGCTGCAAGGCCTTAAAGACAGAGGGGCTTAACCAGGTAGTGAAGCAGCATGAGTTTGAAGGGCTGATACTTGGAATCAGAAGAGACGAAGAGGGAAGCAGATCCAAAGAGAGAGTCTTCAGCGAGAGAAGCAGCGATGCAGAGTGGAACTACACAGACCAGCCACCAGAGCTTTGGGATCAGTTCAAGACGGATTTCAAGAAAGGAAACCATATAAGAGTCCATCCTATACTACACTGGAACGAGCTCGACATATGGGAGTATATAAAGAGGGAGAACATACCTATAATAGACCTTTACTTCTCCAAAAATGGAAAGAGGTACAGAAGCCTTGGATGTGCACCGTGCACAAACCCTGTGGACTCTGAAGCCAGCAATCTAGATGAGATAATAGAGGAGCTGAAGGCGACACAGGAGACAGAGAGATCAGGAAGGGCGCAGGACCAAGAGGATGCGCATGCGATGGAAAAACTCAGAAAAGAAGGATATATGTAA
- a CDS encoding sulfate adenylyltransferase subunit 1 — protein sequence MNRESLNIVVVGHVDHGKSTLIGRLLYDTDSLSKGAIDKVKRISAEKGKSFEYAYLLDAFEEEQKQGITIDTTRLQFKTDKRDYVIIDAPGHVEFLKNMISGAASAEGAILMVDAEEGIKEQSKRHGYILSLLGIKKVYVAVNKMDLVGYSQDRYREIERDFNEFLNPLGVNPIEYIPISAYYGENITAKSGELSWYEGESIIEAIDSLEKEPEAEQKELRFPIQDVYKFDHRRIIAGRIESGSIEVGDEITIHPSGKQTRVKTLEYWQEGDRSDVAKAGESIGITVEDEFFYNRGDFITHRESSLSTGNRFRGNVFWLGKNDLVPNKKYKLKLSTAEVECQIETIIKAIDASTLEEVESPSGIKKNDVGEVIVRTKSEIGFDLFNELESTGRFVIVDDFDISGGGIILGQEESEAENAAEENHIWSVDKSDLEKIKEVESAIIGLGKYPERIEHSESVLSLIEKINHSLKSGNSPVVLV from the coding sequence ATGAACAGAGAGAGCTTAAACATAGTGGTCGTAGGCCACGTAGACCACGGAAAGTCTACACTTATAGGAAGGTTGCTTTACGATACAGATTCACTGTCTAAAGGAGCAATAGACAAGGTAAAGAGGATATCGGCAGAGAAGGGCAAGTCTTTCGAGTACGCATACCTGCTGGATGCATTTGAAGAAGAGCAGAAGCAGGGAATTACTATAGACACGACGAGGCTTCAGTTCAAGACAGACAAGAGGGACTACGTGATAATAGACGCCCCGGGTCATGTGGAGTTTCTGAAAAACATGATCTCGGGTGCAGCAAGTGCCGAGGGAGCCATACTGATGGTGGATGCAGAAGAGGGCATAAAGGAGCAGTCGAAGCGACACGGCTATATACTTTCGCTGCTCGGCATAAAGAAGGTGTATGTGGCTGTAAACAAGATGGACCTGGTGGGCTACTCGCAAGACAGGTACAGAGAGATAGAGAGGGACTTCAACGAATTCCTGAATCCGCTTGGGGTGAATCCTATAGAGTACATCCCTATATCGGCCTACTACGGGGAGAATATAACGGCGAAGTCGGGTGAGCTCAGCTGGTACGAGGGCGAGAGCATAATAGAGGCCATAGACTCGCTTGAAAAAGAGCCTGAAGCGGAGCAGAAGGAGCTGAGATTCCCGATACAGGATGTCTACAAATTCGATCACAGAAGGATAATAGCTGGAAGGATAGAGTCGGGAAGCATAGAAGTTGGAGACGAGATAACGATCCATCCGTCTGGAAAGCAGACAAGAGTCAAGACGCTGGAGTATTGGCAGGAAGGCGACAGAAGCGACGTGGCTAAAGCTGGAGAGTCCATCGGAATAACTGTTGAAGACGAGTTCTTCTACAACAGAGGCGACTTTATAACACATAGGGAGTCGAGTCTTAGCACGGGGAACAGGTTCAGAGGGAACGTGTTCTGGCTTGGAAAAAACGATTTGGTTCCAAACAAGAAGTACAAGCTGAAGCTTTCGACGGCCGAGGTGGAGTGCCAGATAGAGACTATAATAAAGGCAATAGACGCATCTACGCTAGAGGAAGTTGAAAGTCCAAGCGGAATAAAGAAAAACGACGTGGGAGAAGTGATCGTAAGAACCAAGTCAGAGATAGGCTTTGACCTCTTCAACGAGCTTGAGAGTACCGGAAGATTCGTAATAGTGGACGACTTCGACATAAGCGGAGGCGGGATTATACTCGGGCAAGAGGAGAGCGAAGCTGAAAACGCGGCTGAAGAAAACCACATATGGAGTGTAGACAAGAGCGATCTGGAAAAGATAAAAGAGGTAGAGTCTGCTATAATTGGGCTGGGAAAATACCCTGAGCGGATAGAGCATAGCGAGAGCGTACTGTCTTTAATAGAGAAAATAAACCATTCGCTTAAGAGTGGGAACTCTCCTGTAGTGCTCGTATAA
- the recR gene encoding recombination mediator RecR → MEYLANTVVELIEELSKLPGIGRKTAQRLAFHIINKSEDEAMKLANAIVKAKRNTKYCSICCNLTDVDPCTSCASKKRDRSVICVVEDPRDVMAIERTRDYNGMYHVLHGNISPMDGIGPEEIKVKELIMRLNDPEVEEIILATNPTIEGEATAMYISKLVKPMGIKVTRLAYGIPVGGDLEYADEVTLSKAIEGRREI, encoded by the coding sequence TTGGAATACTTAGCAAATACAGTTGTGGAGCTTATAGAGGAGCTTTCCAAGCTGCCAGGGATAGGGAGAAAGACCGCCCAGAGACTGGCTTTTCACATAATAAACAAGAGCGAAGACGAGGCCATGAAGCTTGCAAATGCAATAGTTAAGGCCAAGCGAAATACAAAGTACTGCAGTATATGCTGCAACCTTACTGATGTGGATCCGTGTACAAGCTGCGCTAGCAAAAAAAGAGATAGGTCTGTAATCTGCGTGGTGGAAGACCCAAGGGATGTAATGGCAATAGAGCGAACTAGGGACTACAACGGAATGTACCATGTGCTCCATGGGAATATCTCACCTATGGATGGAATCGGGCCGGAGGAAATAAAGGTAAAAGAGCTGATTATGAGGCTTAACGATCCAGAAGTAGAAGAGATAATCCTGGCCACAAATCCCACTATAGAGGGGGAAGCGACTGCGATGTATATATCTAAGCTGGTAAAGCCCATGGGCATAAAGGTCACAAGGCTTGCATACGGAATACCTGTAGGAGGAGACTTGGAATATGCAGACGAGGTTACGCTTTCTAAGGCTATAGAGGGAAGAAGAGAGATATAG
- a CDS encoding methyl-accepting chemotaxis protein, which yields MKFKKISTQIILSIVLVSVVLSLTIIGISSQRSSRLLEEEAMKNVGLLTSANKEKLDLVLEKASSSVNGLSPVISGIVEKDRLGEAGYLDSVDQTISGIVEETASKTKALSLYFYFDPNLIGGSRNISFSSKDGKAVRNAQLPMESFDKNDPGMDWFYKPIERKVGYWSDPYYWEPHKRDIVSYTIPVYSGDTLLGVMGADIDFSIFNNAINNISVYDTGYASLISSELEFLVHPEYSIEDTLESVGLGDLASVVKSRALGTGEFKLEGKDEIVGYGELQNGQLILTVVPKSEVLEKANDMSNTLMAVAAGAILLSIGVGLVVGKLISKPILQVSGLAITTANLDLRYDDSYDNLLDRKDEIGKMANAFSEMRGSLRDLSLNLDEIVDKVSGDAKVLASTTEESSASIEELAASADELTSASNNQLDTTANGMEMLNALANHIRETVEEADNVKDVISGVGESSKAGKESLEKLTERIQSTLSSTLMLVKDIDDLSKKSENIGDIIETIKSISNQTNLLALNASIEAARAGEAGRGFAVVAEEIRKLAEESEESTQSIRTIVEEMQKSICVVEREMNEASEVVESTSESSSEVSATFQEIEESVSRAAETTDLFIDRIMNIRGDKEALIESMEEIASVTKDNVSSTEEMSASIEEQTASMEEVSTMATELEAIAEKLKVEVDKITL from the coding sequence ATGAAATTCAAAAAAATAAGCACACAAATCATATTATCCATAGTCCTAGTATCTGTAGTTTTATCTCTCACAATAATAGGGATAAGTTCTCAGAGAAGCTCAAGGCTACTGGAAGAGGAAGCCATGAAGAATGTGGGATTGCTCACTAGCGCCAACAAGGAAAAGCTGGATCTAGTGCTGGAAAAAGCCTCAAGTTCAGTAAATGGACTAAGCCCCGTGATATCCGGAATAGTAGAGAAAGACAGGCTAGGTGAAGCAGGATACCTGGACTCAGTAGATCAAACCATATCTGGGATAGTAGAGGAGACTGCATCTAAGACGAAGGCACTGAGCTTGTACTTCTACTTTGATCCAAACTTAATTGGAGGCTCTAGAAACATCTCGTTCTCGTCGAAAGACGGCAAAGCAGTCAGAAATGCGCAGCTTCCAATGGAAAGCTTCGACAAGAACGATCCAGGGATGGACTGGTTCTACAAGCCGATAGAGAGAAAAGTAGGCTACTGGTCAGACCCATACTACTGGGAGCCCCACAAGCGAGATATAGTATCGTATACTATACCTGTATACAGCGGAGACACGCTGCTTGGCGTCATGGGTGCAGATATAGACTTCAGCATATTCAACAACGCCATAAACAACATAAGTGTATACGATACAGGATACGCCTCGCTGATTTCCTCGGAGCTTGAATTCCTGGTGCATCCAGAATACAGTATAGAGGATACTCTTGAGAGCGTAGGACTTGGAGATCTGGCTTCAGTTGTGAAATCCAGAGCGCTTGGGACTGGAGAGTTCAAGCTAGAAGGCAAAGACGAAATAGTGGGATACGGAGAGCTACAGAATGGACAGCTCATACTCACAGTAGTTCCAAAGTCGGAAGTGCTTGAAAAGGCAAACGACATGAGCAACACCTTGATGGCCGTGGCGGCAGGAGCTATACTTCTGTCTATAGGAGTAGGACTTGTTGTAGGAAAGCTTATATCTAAGCCGATACTTCAGGTTTCAGGACTGGCCATAACGACTGCCAATCTTGACTTAAGGTATGACGATTCATACGACAATTTGCTGGATCGAAAGGACGAGATAGGCAAAATGGCAAATGCATTCTCTGAGATGCGAGGGTCCCTGAGAGATCTATCTTTAAACCTGGACGAAATAGTGGACAAAGTTTCAGGAGATGCAAAAGTCTTGGCCTCGACTACAGAGGAAAGCTCCGCATCTATAGAGGAGCTGGCGGCTTCTGCCGACGAACTCACAAGTGCGTCGAACAATCAGCTAGACACCACTGCAAATGGGATGGAGATGCTGAATGCTTTGGCAAACCACATAAGAGAGACAGTAGAGGAAGCTGACAACGTGAAGGACGTCATAAGCGGAGTCGGAGAGTCGAGTAAAGCTGGAAAGGAATCTCTAGAGAAGCTCACAGAGAGGATACAGAGCACATTGAGCTCCACGCTTATGCTGGTCAAAGATATAGACGATTTGTCCAAAAAATCTGAGAATATAGGGGATATAATAGAGACTATAAAGTCTATATCGAACCAGACAAATTTGCTGGCGCTTAACGCTTCCATAGAAGCTGCAAGAGCTGGAGAAGCTGGAAGAGGATTCGCAGTCGTAGCTGAAGAGATAAGAAAGCTTGCGGAGGAATCCGAAGAGTCTACTCAGAGCATCAGGACTATTGTAGAGGAGATGCAAAAGAGCATATGCGTTGTAGAGAGAGAGATGAACGAGGCAAGCGAAGTTGTGGAGTCCACCTCAGAGTCATCTAGCGAAGTGTCAGCCACATTCCAAGAGATAGAGGAAAGCGTCTCTAGGGCGGCCGAGACTACAGACTTGTTCATAGACAGGATCATGAACATAAGGGGAGATAAAGAGGCCCTTATAGAGTCTATGGAAGAGATAGCTAGTGTAACCAAAGACAATGTAAGCTCTACAGAGGAAATGAGCGCCTCTATAGAGGAGCAGACAGCTTCCATGGAGGAGGTTTCCACTATGGCTACAGAGCTGGAGGCTATAGCTGAAAAGCTGAAAGTGGAAGTAGACAAGATAACGCTTTAG
- a CDS encoding methyl-accepting chemotaxis protein yields the protein MFLFKKSENDFTKEDVKSLQEQKLISALNSLLADRAEYLEVEDLDNSEISKAWNSLVKKVMEDKHEQLSKMNLLLEEITRMDSMRDMLKSVEAQTKSLQNMVVNSKELSASIEDVSSIAQEVAGHTNATRKNTEVGVQNMEKSMDFVMDSFEAIKKVNEDMVGVKEKTQAITQIIDIVKGIADQTNLLALNAAIEAARAGEHGRGFAVVADEVRKLAEHTKVSVEEVHSNIVELQGAIDASVVKMESTSSQLDSGKGLVDKALETINEIGDSIQEIDMTINQVASNTEEQSAVTESFAELITNVASEADFLSDSCRQTGQAIYTASKDLDAIRMGVAKNSRGLLRDSDMIDVYKIDHEVWRWRVYNMLLGNEKFDDNNVFIGNYKGCRLGEWYYGIGCDKLKGIRAFDEMERPHIEFHETAKKAVELYNRGDLTGAEEAFSRMDKCSMEIFKYLEEIKRNID from the coding sequence TTGTTTCTATTTAAAAAATCTGAAAACGATTTCACAAAAGAAGATGTAAAGAGCCTGCAGGAGCAGAAACTGATCTCGGCTTTAAATTCGCTTTTGGCAGACAGAGCAGAGTACCTGGAAGTTGAGGACTTAGACAATTCAGAGATATCGAAAGCTTGGAATAGTCTGGTGAAGAAAGTGATGGAAGATAAGCACGAGCAGCTTTCAAAGATGAACCTACTGCTAGAAGAGATAACCAGGATGGACTCCATGAGAGACATGCTTAAAAGCGTAGAAGCCCAAACAAAATCGCTTCAGAACATGGTTGTAAACAGCAAAGAGCTGAGTGCCTCTATAGAAGATGTTTCAAGCATAGCGCAGGAAGTGGCGGGACATACAAACGCCACTAGAAAAAACACTGAAGTCGGAGTTCAGAATATGGAAAAGTCCATGGACTTTGTGATGGATTCATTTGAAGCTATAAAGAAGGTCAACGAGGACATGGTGGGAGTAAAGGAGAAGACTCAGGCCATAACTCAGATAATAGACATAGTCAAGGGCATAGCAGATCAGACGAACCTGCTCGCGCTGAATGCAGCCATAGAAGCGGCAAGGGCCGGAGAGCATGGGCGAGGGTTTGCGGTAGTAGCAGACGAAGTCAGAAAGCTTGCCGAGCATACAAAAGTCTCGGTTGAAGAAGTGCATTCCAATATAGTGGAGCTTCAAGGGGCAATCGACGCATCTGTTGTCAAAATGGAGAGCACTTCCTCGCAGCTTGACTCAGGTAAAGGTCTTGTGGACAAGGCTTTAGAGACTATAAATGAGATAGGTGACTCTATACAGGAGATAGACATGACCATAAATCAGGTCGCTTCGAACACAGAGGAGCAGTCAGCTGTTACAGAGTCGTTTGCAGAGCTTATAACGAATGTGGCCTCGGAAGCCGATTTCCTTTCAGACAGCTGTAGGCAGACAGGTCAGGCCATATACACAGCCAGCAAGGATCTAGATGCAATAAGGATGGGCGTGGCAAAAAACAGCAGGGGACTGCTAAGGGATTCGGATATGATAGATGTATACAAGATAGACCACGAAGTTTGGAGATGGAGGGTCTACAACATGCTGCTTGGAAACGAGAAGTTCGACGACAACAACGTGTTTATAGGGAACTACAAAGGATGTAGGCTTGGAGAGTGGTATTACGGAATAGGGTGCGACAAGCTCAAGGGGATAAGGGCTTTCGACGAGATGGAGAGGCCGCATATTGAATTCCATGAAACTGCGAAAAAGGCAGTTGAGCTTTACAACAGAGGAGATTTGACAGGAGCAGAAGAGGCTTTTTCAAGGATGGACAAATGCTCTATGGAAATATTCAAATACCTAGAGGAAATAAAGCGAAACATAGACTAG